The region GTCCAGGATACCGGCGGGCGTTTCACCGTCGGCATCAATGGCGAGACCCGCACTGTCGACAGCCGGCGCATCGGCAGTCGCACCTATTCACTGTTGATCGACGGGCGCTCCCACGTGGCCGACGTCGCCTGCGACGGCGATCAGTACACGGTCTCGATCAGCGGCCAAGTCTACAAGCTGCGCCTAGCCGATGAGCGGCGCTACCGCGCCGTCGAGCTCGGTCATCCGGAGGAAGAAGTCGGCGGCCGGCGCGAGATTCGCGCGCAGATTCCCGGCAAAGTGGTCGAAGTCCTGGTGCGCGTCGGCGATCAGGTGACGCGCGACCAAGGCGTGATGACCATCGAGGCGATGAAGATGGAAAACGAAATCAA is a window of Deltaproteobacteria bacterium DNA encoding:
- a CDS encoding acetyl-CoA carboxylase biotin carboxyl carrier protein subunit, whose translation is MAYRAELDEQTYLIDVQDTGGRFTVGINGETRTVDSRRIGSRTYSLLIDGRSHVADVACDGDQYTVSISGQVYKLRLADERRYRAVELGHPEEEVGGRREIRAQIPGKVVEVLVRVGDQVTRDQGVMTIEAMKMENEIKAPATGEVQEILVQPGQAVEAGALLAVIAA